GGTTGCGCCTAATGCACAAACAACATATTTTGACCCAGCTACAGGTGTTGCCCTTACAGGACGTACCTTATCAGATGATGTAATTGATATTTCGTTAATCCTTATTTTTGGAGGAGGCGATTTAGCAAACTTGAATTTTGATGGAGTTCCTATGGGAGAACCATTATTAATCTCAGATGGGGTTGATGCTGGAGATCGTGATTTCTCACTTTCGTTCCCGTACATGTCTACTGTAAACCAGTAATAAAACTTTTAATTTTACTGAAAAGGGCAATATAAATATATTGCTCTTTTCTTTTTACAACTATTATGAAACAACTATTTCTTCTCGGTATGGTAGCGCTGTTCTTCTCATGCGCTAGCGATACTCAAAAAATTAAGGTCACCAAACTAGAACAATATGAGAAGTTCTTGTCTAACGATTCGCAAAACACGTACAAAAATGCCATGGTAGAAAGAGACTTCTGGTCTAATAAACTTTCCGCAGACACTACAGGTGTAGGTAGTTTAGGAGCGTTAGCAGGAGCTTATGCTACGTTATTTCAAACCACAGGCGATGCAACCTTTCTATACAATGCAGAAAGTTTATATAAAAAAGGTATTCTAAATTCTGCTCATAACAAAGATGCCTTTCAGCGAGGTTTAGCTCATAATTATATTAGTCAGCACCGCTTTAAAGAGGCGAAAGAAGTGTTGGAAGAAAGCTATGAGGGTAACTCGAATAAAAAAGCTACAGAACTTATGTTGTTTGATGTTTACATGGAGGTTGGTGAATATGACAAGGCTTCGGAAATGTTAGAAAAATCGAAGAATCTTTCAGATTATAACTACCTCATTCGCTTGGCAAAATGGAATGATTACAAAGGTGATCTAGATGCTGCGATTCATTTTATTGAAAAAGCTAGAGACATTGCCGACACCCGAAAAAGTAGTCCGCTTCAATTATGGACCTATACTAATTTAGGTGATTATTACGGTCATGCAGGACGTATTCAAGATGCGTATTGGCAGTATATAAAGGCACTTAATATTCAGCCAGATAATGCCTATGCTAAGAAGGGAATTGCTTGGATTGCCTACTCCGGAGAGCATGATACCGCAGCTGCCTTACAAATTTTAGATAGCATTTCAGAACATCATAAAATACCAGACTACCATCTGTTAAGAGCTGAAATAGCTGAATTTAATAATGACAATGCAGGTAGTACCGCCGAAACAAATAAATTCTTAGAT
This Rasiella rasia DNA region includes the following protein-coding sequences:
- a CDS encoding tetratricopeptide repeat protein: MKQLFLLGMVALFFSCASDTQKIKVTKLEQYEKFLSNDSQNTYKNAMVERDFWSNKLSADTTGVGSLGALAGAYATLFQTTGDATFLYNAESLYKKGILNSAHNKDAFQRGLAHNYISQHRFKEAKEVLEESYEGNSNKKATELMLFDVYMEVGEYDKASEMLEKSKNLSDYNYLIRLAKWNDYKGDLDAAIHFIEKARDIADTRKSSPLQLWTYTNLGDYYGHAGRIQDAYWQYIKALNIQPDNAYAKKGIAWIAYSGEHDTAAALQILDSISEHHKIPDYHLLRAEIAEFNNDNAGSTAETNKFLDAVAKGNYGAMYNAYLIEVYADTNPKKALELAQQEVSNRATPETYHLLALAQLKNGLNEDALKTIERFVSGKTSEPMALYHSALVYKANGLLEEVTPLKQELLEAEFEVGPVLFRKIETL